The following proteins are co-located in the Mesorhizobium australicum WSM2073 genome:
- a CDS encoding ETC complex I subunit, with product METTRKVDRSTRIPNPQAWPSNDDLHKPLSMGCSLFPDEAVARIYKPPRAVTTSGKARLKGWRLVFERRTAPSIEPLMGYTSGDDTLAQIELGFPTLESAIRYAERQGLTYVVQTPTALVGYGRCLRLHDMPEQAGSSTRVSSDAVLDRLGFAVLQES from the coding sequence ATGGAGACGACAAGAAAGGTCGATAGATCAACCCGAATACCAAACCCGCAGGCGTGGCCGTCGAACGACGACCTGCACAAGCCCCTTTCGATGGGGTGCTCACTCTTCCCGGACGAAGCGGTCGCGCGCATCTACAAGCCGCCGCGCGCGGTGACCACGTCGGGCAAGGCACGCTTGAAGGGCTGGCGCCTCGTTTTCGAGCGCCGCACGGCGCCGTCCATCGAGCCGCTGATGGGGTATACGAGCGGCGATGACACGCTGGCCCAGATCGAGCTTGGCTTTCCGACATTGGAATCGGCCATCCGCTACGCCGAGCGGCAGGGCCTTACCTATGTCGTCCAGACGCCGACCGCGCTGGTCGGCTACGGCCGTTGCCTGCGACTCCATGACATGCCTGAACAGGCCGGGAGTTCTACGCGCGTTTCCTCCGATGCTGTGCTTGATCGGCTCGGATTTGCCGTCCTTCAGGAAAGCTAG
- a CDS encoding sensor histidine kinase has translation MIAAAVVPVWLFAGYLLGQYALQERYRFEQDAVQTARQVSLVVEGELANLQTILDGLSKSPALASGDLQGFHREALDLVHGTDRTIVLRDLGRNQLMNTEIGYGAALPSVAPIEAVDREKLNRSGVFVSDVFTDKGSGEYRVAVAIRVPAPKGEDLLLSLSVPTARIRDVLMRAVPEGWTVGVGDRDGNYVARSKLHDEWTGKPGLPGYVEKIVGRSGSFTSRNFEGATLLAGYYRSPHSDWFYTANVPLSAAQAPLWRSLAAICGIGLLSLLVSVALGYFVGKRFTQATAELATRAEALGHGRSVEPLSTSVTEFAAIAQAMVDAERAIAERRYELEAVLETAPAAVWFTYDPKALQVIRNRFAAELMGLPTDAHKSFGRPDLVIDTVAVKDGHVVSREDRPLSRAMRGQLTDHEEFAYTLPSGVERFLLSSARPIRSPGGRIIGAVQISLDITERKRGEEQLKLLTNELNHRVKNILAVVQSIASQTLRNATSLSEAGRTLSSRLVSLARANDLLIQQNWSGADVKDLVATSVSSHAPIDRFNISGESVWLPPNVALSAALAFHELTTNALKYGALSNETGTVSIQWKLLGQKQHRWLNLEWRERGGPPVEPVERKGFGTQLLERVFASGTSGRVTLKFQKSGLVCTMRVNSASQVNPTVDNDDTPGGES, from the coding sequence TTGATCGCCGCCGCAGTTGTCCCGGTGTGGCTGTTTGCCGGCTACTTGCTAGGCCAATATGCACTGCAGGAACGATATCGTTTTGAGCAGGATGCCGTGCAAACGGCTCGCCAGGTGTCGCTGGTTGTAGAGGGCGAGCTGGCAAATCTCCAAACCATCCTCGACGGCCTTTCCAAATCCCCCGCGCTGGCCAGTGGCGATCTGCAAGGCTTCCACCGCGAGGCGCTCGATCTTGTCCACGGGACGGACCGGACGATCGTCCTGCGCGATCTTGGCCGCAATCAGCTGATGAACACCGAAATCGGATACGGTGCAGCCTTGCCGTCGGTCGCACCGATAGAAGCTGTCGACCGCGAGAAACTCAACCGTTCCGGAGTTTTCGTCAGCGATGTCTTCACCGACAAAGGCTCAGGCGAATACCGCGTGGCTGTTGCCATTCGGGTGCCCGCTCCGAAGGGAGAGGACCTGCTTCTTTCACTTTCTGTACCGACTGCCCGGATCCGCGATGTTTTGATGCGGGCCGTCCCGGAAGGATGGACGGTGGGCGTGGGAGATCGCGACGGAAATTACGTTGCCCGTTCCAAGTTGCACGACGAATGGACCGGAAAGCCCGGATTGCCCGGATACGTGGAAAAGATTGTTGGGCGCTCGGGCTCATTCACGTCCCGCAACTTCGAAGGGGCGACGCTGCTGGCAGGCTACTACAGGTCTCCGCACTCTGATTGGTTCTACACCGCAAACGTACCGCTTTCAGCAGCGCAGGCGCCGCTCTGGCGCTCGCTTGCCGCGATTTGCGGGATAGGTCTCCTTTCGCTTCTTGTTTCGGTTGCTCTGGGGTATTTCGTCGGCAAGAGATTTACCCAGGCCACCGCTGAACTGGCGACACGGGCCGAAGCGCTGGGTCATGGCCGAAGCGTCGAACCCCTGTCGACCTCGGTTACGGAGTTCGCTGCCATCGCCCAGGCGATGGTGGATGCAGAGCGGGCGATCGCCGAACGGCGCTACGAGTTGGAGGCGGTGTTGGAGACAGCGCCGGCGGCAGTCTGGTTTACCTACGATCCGAAGGCTCTTCAGGTTATCCGCAACCGGTTCGCGGCCGAACTCATGGGCTTGCCAACCGACGCGCACAAATCCTTCGGCAGGCCCGACCTCGTCATCGACACCGTGGCCGTCAAGGACGGGCACGTAGTGAGCCGCGAAGACCGCCCTCTTAGCCGCGCCATGCGCGGGCAGCTGACGGATCATGAAGAGTTCGCCTACACGCTGCCGTCAGGTGTCGAGCGCTTTCTACTTTCCAGCGCACGTCCAATTCGCAGCCCCGGTGGCCGCATCATAGGGGCCGTACAAATCAGTCTCGACATCACAGAACGCAAACGCGGCGAGGAGCAGCTCAAATTGTTGACCAATGAGCTGAACCATCGCGTGAAGAATATCCTTGCCGTGGTTCAGTCCATTGCCTCCCAGACACTGCGCAACGCCACAAGTTTGTCTGAAGCAGGACGCACGCTCTCCAGCCGTCTCGTCTCGCTGGCCCGCGCGAACGACCTGCTTATCCAGCAGAACTGGAGTGGCGCCGACGTCAAGGATCTGGTTGCCACATCGGTCAGCTCACACGCACCGATCGACCGCTTCAACATTAGCGGCGAGTCGGTCTGGCTACCGCCGAACGTCGCTCTTTCGGCCGCTCTGGCTTTTCATGAGCTGACGACGAATGCGCTCAAGTATGGAGCACTGTCGAACGAGACCGGCACGGTGTCGATTCAGTGGAAGCTCCTCGGGCAAAAACAGCATCGCTGGCTCAATTTGGAATGGCGCGAACGAGGAGGTCCACCTGTTGAACCGGTCGAGCGAAAGGGCTTCGGCACGCAGCTCCTCGAGCGCGTGTTTGCCTCCGGCACGTCAGGGCGCGTCACTCTGAAGTTCCAGAAATCGGGACTGGTCTGCACCATGCGCGTGAATTCCGCGTCTCAGGTCAATCCCACGGTAGACAATGACGACACCCCCGGAGGGGAATCGTAG
- a CDS encoding Hsp20/alpha crystallin family protein, translated as MNVRDLIPWNRGNGNQVPTVFRDSERDPFLSLHREVNRLFDDVFRGFGSNLPSFNTPSAFSGGWPSVEISDNEKEIKVTAEIPGLEEKDIEVLLDNGVLTLNGEKHSETEDKDRQFSERFYGHFERRIPLGYEVKDDKVDARFSNGVLTVTLPKSERAQSQVKRIAIKS; from the coding sequence ATGAATGTCCGTGATCTGATCCCCTGGAACCGCGGCAACGGCAACCAGGTTCCAACTGTGTTCCGCGATAGCGAGCGCGACCCATTCCTGTCACTGCATCGCGAGGTGAACCGGCTGTTCGACGACGTCTTTCGCGGGTTCGGCTCCAACCTTCCCTCTTTCAACACCCCTTCCGCCTTTAGCGGCGGTTGGCCGAGCGTCGAGATTTCCGACAATGAGAAGGAGATCAAGGTGACAGCCGAGATACCTGGCCTCGAAGAGAAGGACATCGAAGTCCTGCTCGACAACGGTGTGCTGACGTTAAACGGCGAAAAACACTCCGAAACGGAGGACAAGGACCGGCAGTTCTCCGAGCGCTTCTATGGCCACTTCGAGCGGCGCATCCCACTCGGCTACGAGGTCAAGGACGACAAGGTCGACGCGCGCTTCAGCAATGGTGTGCTGACCGTGACCTTGCCCAAGAGCGAGAGGGCGCAGTCGCAGGTCAAGCGCATCGCCATCAAGAGCTAA
- a CDS encoding ROK family transcriptional regulator, which produces MTAAEIPNLTDSARAVLRVLAAHGPVTRPKLGAMLDLSKPTMSAAVSELSALGLVASRGLERGAIGRTATIYGIGSGAGYAIGIDVGAAQVRAVAYSMDTQKLASAEEPIPEANAGDADEVGAIVLSVARATMAKVGKSFRALRAIAVAVPRIVSNDRFDRPGGPSAVLGLLRRSIEVPIILENNVNCAAIGEMHFGAAQGHRTFAFLQVGVRIGLGFITEGRLFRGAGGAAGEVGRMPFPWSASETPYREGLEHYLGSRALIERCRADWPAGEGAPPDSAKGLFARALEGSRPAIVAVERHAADIGRLAAGCIGMLDPGLIVLGGGVGRNPLMTESVENVAAELAWPTRIAVSSLEDGGTALGAVKLAMDYSLGLMLREGRHPAVVLPPLSELQADARDTW; this is translated from the coding sequence ATGACGGCTGCGGAAATCCCCAATCTGACCGACAGCGCCCGAGCCGTGCTGCGCGTGCTCGCCGCCCATGGGCCGGTCACGCGGCCGAAGCTCGGTGCCATGCTCGACCTGTCGAAGCCGACGATGTCGGCAGCTGTGTCGGAGCTGAGCGCGCTCGGTCTCGTCGCCTCGCGCGGCCTGGAACGCGGCGCCATTGGCCGCACCGCGACCATCTACGGCATCGGCTCGGGAGCGGGCTACGCGATTGGCATCGATGTCGGCGCCGCCCAGGTGCGGGCGGTTGCCTATTCGATGGACACACAGAAGCTGGCATCTGCGGAAGAACCGATTCCGGAAGCCAACGCCGGCGATGCCGACGAGGTCGGCGCCATCGTCCTGTCGGTGGCGCGCGCCACGATGGCCAAGGTCGGCAAGAGTTTTCGCGCGCTGCGGGCCATCGCCGTGGCGGTGCCGCGCATTGTATCCAATGATCGTTTCGACCGCCCTGGTGGGCCGTCCGCGGTGCTTGGCCTGCTGCGCCGTAGCATCGAGGTGCCGATCATCCTGGAAAACAACGTAAACTGCGCGGCTATCGGCGAAATGCATTTTGGCGCCGCGCAGGGCCACCGGACCTTCGCCTTCCTGCAGGTTGGCGTACGGATCGGGCTCGGCTTCATCACCGAAGGACGCTTGTTTCGCGGCGCCGGCGGTGCGGCCGGCGAAGTTGGCCGCATGCCGTTTCCGTGGTCAGCCAGCGAAACGCCCTATCGTGAGGGGCTCGAGCATTATCTCGGCTCACGGGCGCTGATCGAGCGCTGCCGTGCCGACTGGCCCGCCGGAGAGGGGGCGCCGCCAGACTCGGCCAAAGGTCTGTTCGCGCGCGCGCTTGAAGGGTCACGGCCGGCCATAGTGGCCGTCGAGCGTCATGCCGCCGATATCGGCAGGCTGGCGGCCGGCTGCATCGGCATGCTTGATCCCGGATTGATCGTGCTTGGCGGCGGTGTTGGCAGAAACCCGCTGATGACGGAAAGCGTTGAAAACGTGGCGGCGGAACTTGCATGGCCCACACGGATAGCCGTCAGTTCGCTTGAAGATGGCGGCACCGCGCTGGGGGCGGTGAAACTGGCCATGGACTACAGCCTCGGACTGATGCTGCGCGAAGGCCGGCATCCGGCTGTCGTGCTGCCGCCTCTGTCCGAGTTGCAGGCGGACGCAAGGGACACTTGGTAA
- a CDS encoding carbohydrate ABC transporter permease: MALIDPKANAAGDDEGGMTYLQSMPRRVVTIYVPLAIFVVVLLFPFYWMTITAIKPNAEMTSYDTSSPFWVVHPTLQNIRYLLFETSYPGWLLNTTIISVAATVLSLVAAVLASYAIERLRFSGSRQVGLAVFLAYLVPPSILFIPLSVMVFNLGLYDTPFALILTYPTFLVPFCTWLLMGYFRSIPFELEECALIDGASRWQVLTKIVLPLSVPGLISAGIFAFTLSWNEFIYALTFIQSSENKTVPVGVLTELVRSDVYEWGSLMAGALIGSLPVVILYSFFVEHYVSSMTGAVKE; this comes from the coding sequence ATGGCTCTGATCGATCCCAAGGCAAATGCAGCCGGCGACGACGAAGGTGGCATGACCTATCTGCAAAGCATGCCGCGTCGCGTAGTGACGATCTATGTCCCGTTGGCCATTTTCGTCGTCGTGCTGCTCTTTCCCTTCTACTGGATGACGATCACCGCGATCAAACCCAACGCGGAAATGACGAGTTACGACACATCGAGCCCGTTCTGGGTAGTCCACCCGACCTTGCAGAACATCCGCTACCTGCTTTTCGAGACCTCCTATCCCGGCTGGCTACTCAACACGACGATTATTTCGGTCGCCGCTACCGTGCTGTCGCTTGTCGCCGCAGTCTTGGCTTCGTATGCGATCGAGCGACTGCGCTTTTCCGGCTCGCGCCAGGTCGGGCTGGCCGTGTTCCTCGCCTATCTCGTCCCGCCATCCATCCTGTTCATTCCGCTGTCGGTGATGGTGTTCAATCTCGGGCTTTATGACACGCCCTTTGCCCTGATCCTGACTTATCCGACTTTCCTGGTGCCCTTCTGCACCTGGTTGTTGATGGGCTATTTCCGTTCCATTCCCTTCGAACTGGAGGAGTGCGCCCTCATCGACGGCGCCAGCCGCTGGCAAGTGCTGACCAAGATCGTGCTGCCGCTGTCGGTGCCAGGGCTGATCAGCGCGGGTATCTTCGCCTTCACGCTGTCGTGGAATGAGTTCATCTACGCCCTTACCTTCATCCAGTCGTCCGAGAACAAAACCGTGCCGGTCGGCGTGCTGACCGAGCTCGTCCGCTCCGACGTTTACGAATGGGGTTCGCTCATGGCCGGCGCCCTGATCGGCTCGCTGCCGGTGGTCATCCTTTATTCCTTCTTCGTCGAGCACTACGTGTCGTCAATGACCGGCGCGGTCAAAGAGTAG
- a CDS encoding SDR family NAD(P)-dependent oxidoreductase, producing the protein MRFEDKVVIVTGGNSGIGRGIARYFAGEGARLALVGRDGTKGSEVESEIASAGGRAKFFQCDLASEAAAAELVDKVAQWGSLDVVVNNAGVGSRRSGIEGNESPGQRWSKLRGPNLDSTYFVSSYALPVMRDCGGGSIVNISSTATLHGNWGLYGVAKAGVEALTRSLAVEGALFGIRANCVSPGWIATELDEKEPASSTNSSGEWEVPPGVFNRMGTPREIAAAVAFLASHEASFITGQTLVVDGGLSILDYASLSLLKTRGPALFSGKLADTSNQQEPN; encoded by the coding sequence ATGCGTTTTGAAGACAAGGTCGTAATCGTCACTGGGGGCAATTCCGGAATCGGACGTGGAATAGCGCGGTACTTCGCCGGGGAAGGGGCCAGACTTGCTCTTGTCGGTCGTGACGGCACCAAGGGCTCGGAAGTGGAATCGGAGATCGCGTCTGCCGGGGGCAGAGCTAAGTTCTTTCAATGTGATCTGGCAAGCGAAGCGGCAGCGGCGGAATTGGTGGACAAGGTTGCTCAATGGGGCAGCCTGGACGTCGTCGTGAACAATGCCGGGGTCGGCTCCCGCAGGTCAGGCATCGAGGGCAATGAATCGCCGGGCCAGCGTTGGTCGAAGTTGCGCGGCCCCAATCTCGATTCGACCTACTTCGTCTCCTCCTACGCGCTTCCGGTGATGCGCGACTGCGGCGGTGGGTCGATTGTAAACATCTCGTCGACGGCCACACTGCACGGAAACTGGGGACTGTACGGTGTTGCGAAGGCGGGAGTGGAGGCGCTCACACGCTCGCTGGCGGTGGAAGGTGCGCTATTCGGAATTCGGGCAAATTGTGTCAGCCCCGGCTGGATCGCAACAGAGCTCGATGAAAAAGAACCTGCGTCGAGCACGAATTCCTCGGGCGAATGGGAAGTCCCGCCGGGTGTCTTCAACCGCATGGGAACGCCTAGGGAGATTGCTGCAGCGGTGGCCTTCCTCGCAAGTCATGAAGCATCCTTCATCACCGGTCAGACGCTTGTGGTCGATGGCGGATTGTCGATCCTCGATTACGCGTCCTTGTCGCTGCTCAAGACGCGCGGTCCTGCGCTGTTTTCGGGAAAATTGGCAGATACGTCCAACCAGCAGGAACCAAACTGA
- a CDS encoding carbohydrate ABC transporter permease: MLPTVALLLVFLTYPLGLGVWLGFTDARIGRPGVFIGLENYEYLWDDSVFWLSVFNTLLYTVSASILKFALGLWLALLLNENLPFKSFFRAVVLLPWVVPTVLSAIAFWWIYDSQFSIISWALKQMGLIDHNINFLGDPQNARASVIAANVWRGIPFVAITLLAGLQTIPQSLYEAATLDGAGRWQLFRYVTLPLLTPIIAITMTFSVLFTFTDFQLIYVLTRGGPVNATHLMATLSFQRGISGGQLGEGAAIAVAMIPFLLGAILFSYFGLQRRRWQQGGGD; this comes from the coding sequence ATGCTGCCGACAGTGGCGCTGCTGCTGGTCTTTCTGACCTATCCGCTGGGGCTGGGCGTCTGGCTCGGCTTTACCGACGCCCGCATCGGCAGGCCGGGCGTCTTCATCGGCCTGGAGAACTATGAATACCTCTGGGACGACAGCGTATTCTGGCTGTCCGTGTTCAACACGCTTCTCTACACGGTGAGCGCGTCTATCCTGAAGTTCGCCCTCGGCCTTTGGCTGGCGTTGCTGCTCAACGAGAACCTGCCGTTCAAATCGTTTTTCCGCGCCGTGGTGCTCCTTCCCTGGGTGGTGCCGACGGTGCTGTCGGCGATCGCCTTCTGGTGGATCTACGATTCGCAATTCTCGATCATCTCCTGGGCTCTCAAGCAGATGGGCCTCATCGACCACAACATCAACTTCCTTGGCGATCCGCAAAACGCGCGCGCTTCGGTAATCGCGGCTAATGTCTGGCGCGGCATTCCCTTCGTCGCCATAACGCTGCTTGCCGGCCTGCAGACGATCCCGCAATCACTCTACGAAGCCGCCACGCTGGACGGCGCCGGTCGATGGCAGCTGTTTCGCTATGTCACCTTGCCGCTGCTGACGCCGATCATCGCCATCACCATGACCTTTTCGGTGCTGTTCACCTTCACCGATTTCCAGCTCATCTATGTGCTGACGCGCGGCGGCCCGGTGAACGCCACACATCTCATGGCGACGCTTTCTTTCCAACGTGGCATTTCGGGCGGGCAGCTCGGCGAAGGCGCAGCCATCGCCGTTGCGATGATCCCGTTCCTGCTGGGCGCGATCCTGTTCAGCTATTTCGGCCTGCAGCGACGCAGGTGGCAGCAAGGCGGCGGAGATTGA
- a CDS encoding sensor histidine kinase has product MNAREGDVLILAPLGRDAKIAASILAESGISTHICKTLDDVVAALETARCLVVTEEALLHADRTALAAWLDMQPAWSDYPIVLLVMRETEFDKRLNFLDRHLIVLERPFLASSLVNSVRSALRARSRQLEVKSYIEQKQEVADRQKLLIRELHHRVKNTLANVRAMMSATARTSGRVEDFVRDFSARIVSLADTHSILTDDYWQTASLRQLLEGELRHYDTSGSSRVVLEGPDVALVADLAIPVGMAFHELASNSSKYGALSRPKGRLEVSWSIERVGDHRVVALHWRERDGPAVLEPKRKGFGTVLLEKVVAVQCQAKINLVYDPDGLQFDMELPVRDTRLVPAYS; this is encoded by the coding sequence ATGAACGCCCGTGAGGGAGACGTGCTAATCCTTGCTCCGCTCGGGCGAGACGCCAAGATAGCGGCCTCCATTCTCGCCGAAAGCGGGATCTCTACACATATCTGCAAAACCCTTGATGACGTGGTAGCAGCGCTCGAGACTGCCAGATGTCTCGTCGTCACCGAGGAAGCTTTGCTTCACGCTGATCGTACTGCGTTGGCAGCCTGGCTCGACATGCAGCCGGCTTGGTCGGACTATCCGATCGTATTGCTGGTGATGCGGGAGACGGAGTTCGACAAGCGGCTAAATTTTCTAGACCGGCACTTGATCGTCCTTGAGCGGCCGTTCCTGGCCTCCAGCTTGGTCAACTCGGTCCGCTCGGCACTGCGTGCCCGCAGCCGCCAGTTAGAAGTCAAGTCGTACATCGAACAGAAGCAAGAAGTGGCTGATCGCCAGAAATTGTTGATCCGCGAACTCCATCATAGGGTCAAGAACACTCTTGCCAACGTTCGCGCCATGATGAGCGCCACAGCGCGAACGAGCGGGCGGGTCGAAGACTTTGTCCGCGACTTTTCGGCACGAATTGTCTCCCTCGCGGACACACATTCCATTCTGACTGACGACTACTGGCAGACAGCGTCTTTGCGCCAGCTTCTTGAGGGAGAACTTCGCCATTACGACACGAGCGGGTCTTCACGGGTCGTGCTTGAGGGGCCCGATGTAGCGCTGGTGGCTGACCTTGCCATTCCTGTAGGCATGGCGTTTCACGAGCTCGCCTCCAATTCCTCCAAGTACGGAGCTTTGTCCCGGCCGAAAGGGCGGCTGGAGGTAAGTTGGTCGATAGAACGGGTCGGCGATCACCGGGTCGTTGCATTGCATTGGCGAGAAAGGGATGGACCTGCAGTACTGGAGCCAAAGCGAAAGGGCTTTGGCACGGTACTTCTGGAAAAAGTTGTCGCGGTGCAGTGCCAAGCGAAGATCAATCTAGTCTACGACCCCGATGGGTTGCAGTTCGACATGGAGCTTCCGGTGCGAGATACCCGGCTCGTTCCTGCCTACTCATAG
- a CDS encoding ATPase domain-containing protein, translating to MDQDDAAPTPTGVPGLDYVLRGGYARYRSHLIEGRPGSGKTTLGLQFLIEGVAAGETCLYITLSESKRELLAVATRHGWTLDGIVILELVPPELSLDPSQLQTLVHSSDLELGETVRSALAEIETLKPNRVVFDSLSEIRLLSQGSLRYRRQVLALKSFFLLNNATVLLLDDLTAEHDDFNLHSISHGVIRMEQLSPIYGSERRRLRVIKMRGVEIRGGFHEFVIRPGGVIVFPRLVAAEHEEGLHGPPATSDSSVDALIGGGLDRGTSTLLIGPSGVGKSTIASSYGHAALLRGERVLVLLFDETKRIFLTRAAGVGLDLQKFVDQGSLLLEQIDPADLSPGELSTLIQRAVEASNVRIVVIDSLTGYLNALAEQQYLVLQMHEILTYLNQKGVVTILLLANHGLIGNMSVPIDITYLCDAVMLLRFFESGGRLRRAISVVKKRVGPHEDTIREFRIGTQGLSVGEPLAQFRGILTGVPLFEGKSSELLEDKDPA from the coding sequence TTGGACCAAGATGACGCGGCACCGACACCGACTGGCGTACCTGGCTTGGACTATGTCCTGCGCGGGGGATATGCCAGATACAGATCGCACCTAATCGAGGGACGTCCAGGCTCAGGCAAGACGACGCTCGGCCTTCAGTTCTTGATCGAAGGCGTCGCGGCAGGCGAAACCTGCCTCTACATCACCCTTTCTGAGAGCAAACGTGAGTTGCTTGCCGTCGCAACTCGTCACGGCTGGACTCTCGACGGCATCGTAATTCTTGAACTTGTGCCTCCGGAATTGAGTCTCGATCCATCACAGTTGCAGACGCTGGTGCACTCTTCCGACCTGGAACTCGGCGAAACCGTTCGGTCCGCGCTGGCGGAGATAGAAACGCTGAAGCCTAATAGAGTTGTCTTCGACTCGCTTTCGGAAATTCGCCTTCTTTCACAAGGTTCTTTGCGGTATAGGCGGCAGGTTCTGGCCTTGAAAAGCTTTTTCTTACTCAACAACGCGACGGTCCTGCTTCTCGACGATCTCACCGCTGAGCATGACGACTTCAATCTGCATTCGATTAGCCACGGCGTGATCCGCATGGAGCAGCTATCGCCAATCTATGGCAGTGAACGCCGCCGTCTGCGGGTCATCAAGATGCGCGGTGTTGAGATCCGGGGTGGGTTCCATGAGTTTGTCATCCGCCCCGGCGGAGTGATTGTGTTTCCGCGCCTTGTCGCGGCCGAACATGAAGAAGGACTGCACGGTCCACCAGCCACCAGCGATAGTTCGGTCGACGCGCTCATCGGAGGCGGGCTCGACAGGGGTACCAGCACCCTGTTGATTGGCCCCTCTGGTGTTGGGAAATCCACAATCGCCTCGTCCTATGGCCATGCTGCGTTGTTGCGGGGCGAGCGCGTGCTAGTGCTCCTATTCGACGAAACCAAGCGCATCTTTCTAACGCGTGCTGCCGGTGTTGGCTTGGATCTGCAGAAGTTTGTCGACCAAGGATCGCTTCTCCTCGAACAGATTGATCCAGCCGATTTGTCGCCAGGCGAACTGTCGACCCTGATTCAAAGGGCGGTCGAAGCGTCCAACGTGCGTATTGTTGTCATCGACAGCCTCACGGGGTACTTGAACGCCCTAGCGGAACAACAGTATCTTGTCCTGCAAATGCATGAAATTTTGACTTACCTCAATCAAAAAGGCGTTGTCACCATTCTGCTGCTTGCCAATCATGGGCTCATTGGCAACATGTCCGTCCCGATTGACATCACCTACCTCTGCGATGCGGTTATGCTGCTTAGGTTCTTTGAGAGCGGCGGCCGGCTCCGACGCGCGATCTCCGTTGTCAAGAAAAGGGTCGGGCCGCATGAGGACACCATCCGGGAATTCAGGATCGGTACCCAAGGTCTTTCTGTGGGAGAGCCACTGGCGCAGTTCCGGGGGATTTTGACGGGCGTGCCACTTTTCGAGGGAAAATCCTCGGAACTTCTGGAAGATAAGGACCCGGCATGA
- a CDS encoding Hsp20 family protein, giving the protein MRTTLDFSPLFRSSIGFDRMLNALEAASRVETIDNWPPYDIVKTGEDDYRITMAVAGFSQDDLTITQEQNMLMVSGQKAGEDTGQYLHRGMAGRPFQRRFKLADHVKVMGASLVNGLLAIDLKRKIPEEKKPRKIEIAAGEARPKVETKQIEADKQAA; this is encoded by the coding sequence ATGAGAACCACTCTCGACTTTTCTCCCCTATTCCGGTCGAGCATCGGCTTCGACCGAATGCTGAACGCGCTGGAGGCTGCGAGCCGCGTCGAAACTATCGACAACTGGCCTCCCTATGACATCGTCAAGACTGGCGAGGACGACTACCGCATAACCATGGCGGTGGCCGGTTTCTCGCAGGACGATCTGACCATCACCCAGGAGCAGAACATGCTCATGGTGTCCGGTCAAAAGGCAGGCGAGGACACCGGCCAGTATCTGCATCGCGGTATGGCCGGGCGTCCTTTCCAGCGCCGCTTTAAGTTGGCCGACCATGTGAAGGTCATGGGCGCAAGCCTAGTCAATGGCCTGCTGGCGATCGACCTCAAGCGCAAGATTCCCGAGGAGAAGAAGCCCCGCAAGATCGAGATTGCGGCCGGCGAGGCGCGGCCCAAGGTCGAGACGAAGCAGATCGAGGCCGATAAGCAGGCCGCCTGA